Part of the Labilibaculum antarcticum genome, GATCACTAATGCCCGAATTTTTCTCAAGAAGATTTTCAAGATCTTTTTCTAAATCCTTCCATTTTTGCGTGTCCTTAAGCTGCTGAGAATTCATTTTTTCATCCTGCTTGCGCCCTAGGGTACTAATATCCTCTTGATTGTCGGCTATTTTATCGATCCTTTCAATTATTTTACTCATACGAGTCTCAATATCATAACGTTCCAGCAAACTCAGGTTGCGATCCATTTGCTTCTGGAAATCTTCGAACGACATGTTTAATTGGTTCCCAAGCTTGTTTAAATCATCAGATTTAAAATCTTCGGCTAATTTGTTAAATTCTTCAAATAATTTCTGCAATTCATCATCCATTACATTCTCAAGAAGCTTTTCAATTTGTTTTTGCTTTTCGAGTAGCAAAGCATCTTTCTCTCCTAAAGAATTCATCAATTGATTTTTCTTCAGATTTTCATTTTTGATGGTATTCAGCAATTCATCTAATTCTTTCTTTTTAGATTCTATTTGTTGAAACATTTGTTGTTGCTGCCATTTGTCTCCGGTTCCATCCAAAAAGTTTTTTTGAAGACGTTTTATATCTTCTTGAATGGATTGACTCAAATCAATTCCTTTTTCAATTCGATTAGAAATACTATCCTGAATGTTTGTATTTAAATCGTATAATTGTTTCGAATCTGGTATTAATAATGAAAAATGTTCGGAACGAGTCATCTTCGGTTTATTTACCTCATCGTTATCAAAAACTTCAAAATAATATTGAACCTGAATTCCTTCACTTATATCTACTGTTGCAAAATCGAAAGCAAAATAAAATTCTTGCGAACTGAGTTGACGACTAATCGTAATTGGAATGTAAATTGGTAACTGATCATTAATAAGGTAACAAAAACGCAATTTTGAAAAGCCATAATCATCCTTCAAAATCCCTTTGAAATAGTATCCAGTAGTCAATACTGAATCTTGTATGCTTGAAACTTGAATTTGCGGATAAAGATCAGGAATAACATCAACTGTGTAATTGGCAAAAAGCTGTTTATCAAAATGCTGATTGCTTAGGAGAATTTTGTAGGCATTCTTTTTGAAAAATTTTTTGGAAAAAGAGAATGCATCACCATCCTTTTTTGTATCCAAATGATTGAGTGTATAACTAAAAATAAGTTGAACTTCATTGGTGTCTTCACCTTCAATTGTCCATTGCAGAGATGCTCCTTCGGGAACACTAATATCACCCAAATTTTGCTCCTTTCTTTCTGCTATTTTTGTATAAGACGGAGAGTTAACCGAAAGCTCAAAAGACTTAATCCCAGGCTTTAGCAAGAGCTCCAATTGATAGGTTAACGAAACAACCTTTCCTGCTTTTAAATAGAAAGATACATCGTTATTTACATTCCTGAAAAGATAACTAAAGCCATTGTTTCCTTCCTTTTTTAAAAGAAACTCGTTCCCTTCAGAAACCAGGTAGACATCTGAAGGCACATATTTACCTTCTGTATGTACTTTTAATAAAAAATTAGAGCCTCTAACAACTTTCATGTGTTGTTGGTCTAAAACAAATTTAAAGTCGGCTGGTGCAATAAATTCCTTTCTAAAATGGACCAAACGATTCGCACTGCTGGAATACATATCCGGCAAGAAAATATAGGTGCCGATAATTGCTGTGAGAACAATTAGCATGTATTTTAAGTAAGAAATGTTTGATTTAAATGATATTGCTTTTCGAAAAGGAATTAATCGAATAGATTCCATTCTTTGACTAATACTAGCCATTAAAAGAGAATCCTTAGTTGATTCACTTTTAGCCGAAAGCTCTGTAAGTTCAAGCGTATTTACCAATCGATCCTGAAGATCCGGAAAGTATCGAGTAATAATTTCAATTGCTTGCCGGTAGCTGATTCTTTTCCCAATCTGAAATAATCCAATGGTTGGTAAAATAATCAGTTTTATCAGCATTACTGAAAAAACCAAGATGGAAAAGGCAGCTAAAAATGTCCGAACCGGAACTGAAAAATAAAGCAGGTATTCTGTATACGAAACAATCAGAAAATAGGTCAATATCAGAACAATACTTAAAATCGAGCCCCTTAGGAGTTGATTTTGATAGTATTTTCGAATAAATCGATCTAATTTCCCGATAAAAATTTCCTGACTAGAATTCATACCAACTACTACGTAAAAGAGTTAATTACGATACAACCACAAGGAAGGATCTAATTTTGTGCTCCCTTTCCATAGTTGGAATTTAAGAACTGTTTGGCTTTGCGCCTGATCGGTGTAAACCACACCAATTTTTTCTTTGGAAGTAACGGTATCTCCTTTTTTAACTGCTACCGTCGAGAGATTTGAATAGACTGAGAAAAACTCACCATGGCGAATAATTATCACATTGTTTAGTCCTGGCATCGATAGAATATGAGTGACTTCGCCTTTAAAAATAGAGCGACACTCCGCTTTTGTATCGGTGGTAATATTAACACCATCGTTTCGAACATTAACATGCTTAAGTACGGCATGCTTGTGTTGTCCAAACTTCTCTGAAATAAAACCTGTTTTTGTAGGCCAAGGCAATTTGCCTTTATTTTTATCAAATGAATCAGAGAGAATTTTTTCTTCGGGTGTTAAACCGTATTTTCCTCCACCATTATTCTTTTTCGACGCTAACTTTGCCTGATTTTCAATGATTTTCTGAATTTCATTTTCGAGTTTCCTAGTATAACGCTGTTGTTTATTCAAGTCATCTCGAAGTTGTCTCTCTCGCTGTTTCAATTTTGAAACAATCTCAGATTGCTGAGACTTCTCTTGCGCTAAACTCGTATTCTCCTTTGTTTTTTCTGACAATAAAATAACTTTTTCATTCTTGGCAGCTTTTAAATGCAATAAAGTTGCATCCAGAGTATCTTTTTTAACAGCAATCATCTTCCCTTGTTTCCTAGTATATTCAGAGAATTGCTGTAAGTATTTGTAGCGTTTATATGCTTGATTGAAATCCTTTGAGGACAGCAAAAACATCAATTTTTCGTGTGAATTTCTTTGCTTGTATGCATACTGAACTACCTTCGCATATTGTTGCTTTAGTTTCTTCAAATCTTCCTCTAAGCCCTTTACATCAGCATTAGTTTTGCTGATTTGGGATCCCATATATGAAATTTCATTTTCTATGGATTGGATCAAAGCCTGACGGGCCTTTATCCTTTGATTCAGAAGATTTAATTGCCCAAGACTAACATTTTTGTTCTTTAACGTATTAGTTAGAAGAGTATTGGTATAAGCAATATCTTTAGCATTCTGCTCTTTCCTTTTCTTGAGTGTAGAAATATTATTCTGAGACAGGGCATCTACTGAAAATAAAAACAGAAGACCAATCACTAAATAAAATATTTTACCCTTTGTAATTTTGCTTATTCCCATAGTGGTTTTATGGATAAATTCGATCGTATTTATCAGGAATTGTAAACGAAAACCTCAGCTTTTCATCAAATGTTATCTTATTAAATTTAATGTTACAAGATAATAAATGTTTTGGATCCTTAACTTCAAAATTCAATCGTTGAGGAAACTTCCTGTTCTGAAAAACGGTAAAGTCACGATACTTAATTGATATTTCTCTGGAAGTATCGAACTCTTTCACAAAGATATCAGTAATTCTCATTAGTAAGGGCTCGATATCAATTCTTTGATAATTATACTTATCTAGCTTATCCAGCTTATCCTTTTTTAATTTCCGATCAATTTTCCTCGCTTTTTCTGATATGAAAACATACTTATTCCCAATTATTTTCCCATTGAAAGATCTAATAAAAGCCTTCTCTTTCTCCTCATTATCAAGCTTAAAAATTGAATTGGTAAGAATACTCTGAAATGAATCAAAATCCAAATCCAAATTTAGCTTTTCCGAAAAGAAATCAAAACCATCAATAAGATAGGTCTTTTTAAGACGATCAATCATTTTTACCGAATCGGGGGTAATCAGTATGCGAGCTACTGGTATGCCAACTGTGGCCGAAATATCAATCCAAATGATACTGTCTTTTTCTATTTTAATGGAACCTTTAAAACTTTTTGAGATTCCATCTACAGAAAAATTAGCAGCAAATCGCTTTACGTATAAAGTTTGATAATTTAGGCTACTATCTATTAATCCACTATAAAGTTTATTATCCGACATTGTCTTTGCCTTCTCAACCCCTAACTTATAAAAAGATTTACAAGAAAACTGAAAAAGGGCAATAATGATTACCAGAACCCTCAAAGTAGTTTTTAAATATATTCTATTGCTCATTTTGTTCTATCTCATCAGGAATAATGCCTGTTTTAACTTTTTCAGCCAAATACTCCGAGCCTTCTCCTATTTCAATTGCTTTTTTCCACTCTTCAAGAGCCTTGTCAGAATCACCCAATCGAAAAAGAATATCTCCGTAGTGCTCAACAATTACAGCAGATTCTCCGCCACCAAACTCCAGTGCTTTCTCCAATATTGTCTTGGCTTCTTTAAACTCTCCCAATCGATACAATACCCATCCATGAGTATCAAGATATGTTGAATTTTCGGCCTCCAGATCAACACAAAGTGAGCTCATTTTTTTAGCTTTTTCAAGCTCTTCACCTCTCACTGATAAATAGTAACTGTAGTTATTCAATACAATCACATTTTGTGGCTCAAACGACAATACCTCATCATATGATTTGAATGCTTTTTTGGCCTCACCCATTTGATAGTAGGAATCTCCAAGATAAGTTTGAAACTGAACTCGTAACTTTACATTATCACCAATATAGGAAAAACCCTCTTCCAATGTTTGAATTGCTGTTTTATAATCTTCTTTTTGAGCTGCCGCAACACCTTTAAAAATATAAAGAAGTGGCTGATCTGGAAAATATTTTAATGCTTCCGAACTTTCTTTCAACATGCTTTCAAAATCCAGCAATTCATTGTCAATCAAAAGTAATTCTTCCCAAACCACATAATTGGTCTTTTCTTCTTCCAGAACTTTCCTTAAGTGATATCGTGCACCTTCATTGTCTTTTCTCTTTCTAAGAAAATCAGCATAAAGAGCATGCACTCTAACCTGACCTGGGTGAATTTCAACTAATTTATCCAGTAATCCTTTTAAATATTCATCAGACATACTCTCCTGATCTCCATTCATAAGAATCGAAATGAGAAATTGGATTTTTTGATCAGCCTCTATTTCAGAATTTCCGAATGCTTTGGCAAGAGAAACATTACTCTTTTCTATTTCCCCTTTACGTCGGTAGAAATCAGCCAAATAAAAGTGAACCAACCCATTATCCGGATCAATTTTCAATATTTTTTCATACTGGTCAAATGCTTTACCTTCTTCTTTATCGGCCAGGTATAAATCTGCAAGTATCCCATAAAAATCAGCACGATATGGATGTTTTTTTATCAGTTTTTGAATCTCAGCATAAGCCATTTTTTTATTTCCAGCAGCCAGATACAGGCGTTGCTTTTCCAAAGAAACTCCTTCTTGAATCCCTTCTTTTTTCTCCAAACGATCATATACCTCAATCGCTTTGTCGAATTTTTCAACTGAAGCAAAAATAGCCGCCTGCAAATAGTAAAAGTCCTTCCGTTCCGGATGCAATTCTATTAAATCATCATACACAGCACAAGCCTGATCCATCATGCCCTTTTTCTGATAAATATTTGCCAGTTGAATCTGATACCAAATATTTAATGGTTGCAATGCAACGGCTCCTCTTGAAAGTTCCAATGCACTGCTAAAATCGTCCTGACTCATATAGATATTTGCCAATTCGTATCGAACCACAGCACTGGTTGGATCAATTTTAAGACATGTTGCATACAAAGAAAGTCCTTTATCCAACTCTTGAAGCAAAATAGCCTTTGTCGCCTCGGTAAAAGCAAAATCAAACTCTAATTTTTGTGCTTCTGTCAACTTTACTTCTTTCTGTATTTTATCTTTTTTAGGCACTAAAACAGCTCCTTCTGTTATCACAGGAGTTGTTGCCATACAAGCAAAAAGAATTGCTATCCAAAATTTACATCCCACCTTCATCCGTCTTTATTTTGAGAAGGTCGCAAAATCTCCAACATTCCACTCCGAAACTTCACCTTGTATATCAACATAATTACCTATCATGGAGTTTTCAAGATTCAAGTTTTCAAGATTTGAATTTCGCTGAATAATAGAGTTGCGAACCAAAGTATTACTAACTGTCGTATTGGCACCAACCGAAACATGAGGCCCAATTACCGAATTTTTAATTTTCACATTTTCTCCGATGTAACATGGAGATATTATAATGGAATTTTCTGCTGTTGAAGAGGAACAAACCAATTCATCACCTTTGTGGTATTCCAATATTCTTTGATTTGTATGAATAGTTGCATCCTTATTTCCACAATCCATCCATTCAATTACTTGACCCGGTTTAAATGAAAGCCCTTTATTCTTCATGTTCTCCAGGGCATCTGTAAGCTGATATTCACCATTTACAACCACTTCATTATCCATCAGGTATTTCAATTCATCTCTTAGGTTATCACCATCTTTAAAGTAATAAATACCTATAATTGCTAAATCAGAAACAAAGTCTTTTGGCTTTTCAATAAAGTCAGTGATGTTGTTTTTGCCATCAATTTTAACAACTCCAAAGGCCGAGGGATCTTCTACTTTCTGCACCCAAATCACACTATCCGCTTCAGCATCCAAAACAAAATCGGCTTTAAACAATGTATCTGCGAAAGCAACTACTACCTTACCCGATAAAGATGGTGCCGCGCAATAAATTGCATGAGCTGTACCCAATGCTTCTTCCTGATGATAAATGCTCGCTTTAGCCCCAATATTTTCAGCAATACCACGTAATATATCTTCAACATCCTTGCCAAAATCACCAATAATAAAAGCGATTTCATCAATCGCT contains:
- a CDS encoding murein hydrolase activator EnvC family protein — translated: MGISKITKGKIFYLVIGLLFLFSVDALSQNNISTLKKRKEQNAKDIAYTNTLLTNTLKNKNVSLGQLNLLNQRIKARQALIQSIENEISYMGSQISKTNADVKGLEEDLKKLKQQYAKVVQYAYKQRNSHEKLMFLLSSKDFNQAYKRYKYLQQFSEYTRKQGKMIAVKKDTLDATLLHLKAAKNEKVILLSEKTKENTSLAQEKSQQSEIVSKLKQRERQLRDDLNKQQRYTRKLENEIQKIIENQAKLASKKNNGGGKYGLTPEEKILSDSFDKNKGKLPWPTKTGFISEKFGQHKHAVLKHVNVRNDGVNITTDTKAECRSIFKGEVTHILSMPGLNNVIIIRHGEFFSVYSNLSTVAVKKGDTVTSKEKIGVVYTDQAQSQTVLKFQLWKGSTKLDPSLWLYRN
- a CDS encoding DUF4292 domain-containing protein — translated: MSNRIYLKTTLRVLVIIIALFQFSCKSFYKLGVEKAKTMSDNKLYSGLIDSSLNYQTLYVKRFAANFSVDGISKSFKGSIKIEKDSIIWIDISATVGIPVARILITPDSVKMIDRLKKTYLIDGFDFFSEKLNLDLDFDSFQSILTNSIFKLDNEEKEKAFIRSFNGKIIGNKYVFISEKARKIDRKLKKDKLDKLDKYNYQRIDIEPLLMRITDIFVKEFDTSREISIKYRDFTVFQNRKFPQRLNFEVKDPKHLLSCNIKFNKITFDEKLRFSFTIPDKYDRIYP
- a CDS encoding tetratricopeptide repeat protein; protein product: MKVGCKFWIAILFACMATTPVITEGAVLVPKKDKIQKEVKLTEAQKLEFDFAFTEATKAILLQELDKGLSLYATCLKIDPTSAVVRYELANIYMSQDDFSSALELSRGAVALQPLNIWYQIQLANIYQKKGMMDQACAVYDDLIELHPERKDFYYLQAAIFASVEKFDKAIEVYDRLEKKEGIQEGVSLEKQRLYLAAGNKKMAYAEIQKLIKKHPYRADFYGILADLYLADKEEGKAFDQYEKILKIDPDNGLVHFYLADFYRRKGEIEKSNVSLAKAFGNSEIEADQKIQFLISILMNGDQESMSDEYLKGLLDKLVEIHPGQVRVHALYADFLRKRKDNEGARYHLRKVLEEEKTNYVVWEELLLIDNELLDFESMLKESSEALKYFPDQPLLYIFKGVAAAQKEDYKTAIQTLEEGFSYIGDNVKLRVQFQTYLGDSYYQMGEAKKAFKSYDEVLSFEPQNVIVLNNYSYYLSVRGEELEKAKKMSSLCVDLEAENSTYLDTHGWVLYRLGEFKEAKTILEKALEFGGGESAVIVEHYGDILFRLGDSDKALEEWKKAIEIGEGSEYLAEKVKTGIIPDEIEQNEQ
- a CDS encoding sugar phosphate nucleotidyltransferase, whose translation is MKIIVPMAGMGKRMRPHTLTVPKPLIPIAGKPIVQRLVEEIAKVSDEAIDEIAFIIGDFGKDVEDILRGIAENIGAKASIYHQEEALGTAHAIYCAAPSLSGKVVVAFADTLFKADFVLDAEADSVIWVQKVEDPSAFGVVKIDGKNNITDFIEKPKDFVSDLAIIGIYYFKDGDNLRDELKYLMDNEVVVNGEYQLTDALENMKNKGLSFKPGQVIEWMDCGNKDATIHTNQRILEYHKGDELVCSSSTAENSIIISPCYIGENVKIKNSVIGPHVSVGANTTVSNTLVRNSIIQRNSNLENLNLENSMIGNYVDIQGEVSEWNVGDFATFSK